The following are from one region of the Dreissena polymorpha isolate Duluth1 chromosome 2, UMN_Dpol_1.0, whole genome shotgun sequence genome:
- the LOC127866268 gene encoding peptidoglycan-recognition protein SC2-like, with product MRFIFAFVVFADLCISRALASPASRAVQLPGCPPIVTRHDWGARAPTSSIGRLPSTPKYMFIHHGASGFCHTKAECTHVVKSYQNYHMDGHGWSDIGYSFVVGEDGNVYEARGWDEIGAHTLNYNSVGLAICVIGDFTHRVPNDAALNAVKQLIKCAHDNHKITATYTLRGHRDVGQTACPGDKLYELIKTWPHY from the exons ATGAGGTTCATTTTCGCGTTCGTTGTATTTGCCGATCTCTGCATCAGTAGGGCGCTTGCCTCTCCAGCTTCGCGTGCTGTCCAGTTGCCCGGATGTCCTCCCATCGTCACGCGACATGACTGGGGTGCGCGCGCACCAACCAGTTCAATCGGCCGTCTTCCCAGCACCCCgaaatacatgttcattcacCACGGCGCATCTGGATTCTGCCACACGAAGGCAGAGTGCACACACGTGGTGAAGTCCTACCAGAACTATCACATGGACGGGCATG GTTGGTCTGACATCGGATACAGCTTTGTGGTGGGAGAGGACGGCAATGTGTACGAGGCCAGAGGCTGGGATGAAATTGGCGCTCATACACTTAATTACAACTCCGTTGGCCTGG CTATTTGCGTTATCGGCGACTTTACGCATCGCGTGCCGAACGACGCTGCCCTGAACGCCGTCAAGCAGTTGATCAAGTGCGCCCATGACAACCACAAAATCACCGCCACCTACACGCTCCGGGGCCACAGGGATGTGGGGCAGACGGCGTGCCCTGGGGACAAGCTGTACGAGCTAATAAAGACGTGGCCCCACTATTAA